DNA from Kitasatospora herbaricolor:
GGAGTCCTTCGAGGTCGTCCAGGACCAGGCGATCTTCGAGATGATGTCGCTCAGCGCCGTCCCGTCCTGGCTGCCGCTGCCCCAGCAGCGCAAGTTCCGCCGGGCCCGGGCCGACCTGGAGCGGATCACCGCGGCGCTGGCCGCCGAACGCGCCGCGAATCCCGGCGACGACGGCGACGACGTGCTCTCCCGCCTGATCGAGGCGACCGCCGCCGAACCGGACGAGGCCGTCCGCCGGCAGCGGATGCGCGACGAGCTGGTGACCCTGCTGCTGGCCGGGCACGAGACCACCGCCTCCACCCTCAGCTGGACCTTCACCGAGCTCGACCAGCACCCGCTGGTGTGGCAGAAGGTGCACGACGAGGTGGTGAGCGTGCTCGGGGACCGCCAGCCGACGCCCGAGGACCTGCACCGGCTGACCTACACCTCGATGGTGCTGGAGGAGGTGATGCGGCTCCATCCGCCGGTCTGGATCCTGCCCCGCAAGGCCCAGCAGGAGGACGAGATCGGCGGGTTCCACGTGCCGGCCGGCGCCGAGGTGCTGATCTGCCCGTACACCCTGCACCGCCACCCCGACTTCTGGGAGGCGCCGGACCGCTTCGACCCGGAGCGGTTCGCGCCGGACCGGGCGGGTGGGCGGCACCGGTACAGCTACATCCCGTTCGGCGCCGGCCCGCGCTACTGCGTGGGCAGCAGCCTGGGTCTGCTGGAGGCGACGGTGGTGATCGCGGCCGTCGTCCGTGAGCTGAAGCTGGCGAAGGCCCCCGGCCATGTGGTCCGGCCGGAGCCGATGCTGACCCTGCGGGTCCAGGGCGGTCTGCCGATGACCGTGCACCCGGTCGACTGAACCGGTCCCGCCCATGAAGGAGCCCCCCGGCCGGGTGCACGGCCGGGGGGCTCCTTCAGGGGCGGGGCGGTCGGTCAGTCGTCCAACCGGTGGAAGCCGCCCGCGAAGTAGAGCAGCGGGTCGTCGGCCGGCCCGCGGCCGATGTCCAGCACCGAGCCGAGGAAGATCGAGTGGTCGCCGCCGTCGTACTCGGCGGTCAGCTCGCACTCCAGCCAGGCCTGGGCCCCGACCAGCACGGGGGCCCCGGTGAAGCGGCCGGGAACGCTCTCCACGGCTTCGAACTCCTGCGTGCCGCGGGGGCGGTGGCGGTCCGCGAAGTGCCGGGCCGCCTTCTCCTGGCCGCCCGAGAGCACCGAGACGGCGAAGGCCTGCTCGGCCAGGATGGTCTCGTGCACGGCGGCCGTCCGCAGCACACAGACCAGGATCACCGCCGGGTCCAGCGAGACCGAGGTGAAGGAGTTGGCCGTCATGCCCCGAGGGGCGGTCCGGCCGGCCGTGAGCACGGTGACGCCGGTGGCGAACCTCCCCAGCACGCCGCGCAGTTCGCTCCGGTCGTGGGTGGGGCGCTGGTGCTGGACGGGCCGGGCGGCCGCCGGGCCGCCCGCGGGCAGTCTGTCCGTCGAGGTCATCGGCTACGCCTCGCTCGGGACGGGGACGGGCTGCCCGGCGGCCCGCGCGGCGCCGGCGGGCTGCGCCGCGAACGGCTCCAAGGCCTGGCGCAGCTGCTCCGGGACCCTGGTCGGCCGAGTGTCGTTGTTCGGCCCGCGCATGCACGCGACCCGCTGCTGCCCCCGGGCGACCAGCTCCTCGCCACCGCCGGGGGTCAGCTTCACGTAGTCGAAGGCGAAGCCGATCTGGGTCTGGGTGAGGTCCTGCAGCCGCATCCGGATCGACAGCTCGTCGAAGGCGGTGATCTCCGCGAAGAACTCGCAGTCCACCTTGAGGGTGAACAGCTTCAGGTCGTCGCGGATGTCGGCCAGCACCTCCGGGGCCAGCTCCAGCAGGAACATCTCCCGACAACGGCCCTGCCAGCGCAGGTAGTTGACGTAGTACACATTGCCGACCAGGTTGGTCTCCTCGAAACCGACGAGGTGGCGGTACTCGTAGAACGGCTGCATGTTCAGTCCTCGCTCTCCGACATCAGGGCGAACATCACCGGTACGTCGACCCCGTGCAGGGCCGTCGGGAAGGTCGCGATCAGCGCGTCGCCGGACCGCAGCAGCACCCAGCGCTCCGGGACGTCCGGGGCGTCGGCCAGCGTCAGGCCGGCCAGCGCGCGGCCGTTCTTGCGCAGGCACTCCGTCGCGCCCCAGACCCGGGCGGCCGCGGGGGAGAGCTGCTCGCCGTGCTCGGTGGCCAGCAGTTCGGCCAGCGCGAAGCCGTCCGGGCCGAGCAGCGCGGCCCAGTCGGCCGCCGAGCGGTCCGCCACGGGCTCCACGTCACAGCCCACCGGGCCGGACCCGAGCACCGTGAAGGTGACCCCCGCACCGTGCGAGGAGGACACCCGGCCGGCGTCGATCTCCGGCCGGCCGTCCGGTCGGTAGCGCACCGGCGTCTGCCGCCCGAGCGCCCAGGCGACGGCGGCCGCGGTCCGTTCCCGCCGCTCCGCCACCCCCTCCGCGGGCCGGTAGCCGTCCGGCAGGACGACCCCGCGCACGGGCGTGCCCAGCAGCGTCTCGGCGCGGCGCTCCAGGTAGCCGCCGAGCAGCGCGGGGTGCCAGGGGCCGGTGCCGTCCTGCTTGCGCACCGCCCGTAGTTCCAGGCCCTCCCAGCGCTCGACCAGCAGGCCCTCCTGGTCGCGCACGTCGAGGTCGTACAGGTAGGTGTCCCCGTCGCGGGAGCGCTCGACGGCGTGCAGGGTGACCTGCTTGTCGGTGTCCTCGCCCGCCGGCGCGGCCAGGTGCAGCCGCGCGACGCTGACCGGCAGCAGGGTCGCGTCCGGGACGCAGGCCTGGATCGAGTGCATCAGCGCGTCCCGGGTGCCAGGGTCGGCCAGCACCATGCTGTCCGGCAGGTAGCCGGCGAACCAGGGTGCGGTCGAGGCGGTGGCGATCTCCGCGACGCAGCCCTTGGCGGCCAGCTCCCGGTAGCCGAGCAGGCGCTGGAAACGTCCGCCCTGGAAGAGCACCGGGCCGTAGAGGTCACGGGCCGGGTCCAGCGGCACCCGCGGGGCGTCCTCGGCGACCGGCCGGGGGCCGGCGTCCTCGGGCGCCGGACCGCCGAAGCGCAGGGTGGCCCGGAAGTGGTCCGCCAGGAAGCCGGTCTCGCTGCTGCGGATCACCGCCTGGACGGTTCCGGCCTCCTTGGCCAGCACCGCGACCCGCACGGTGGTGGTGCCCCCGACCGGGACGACGATCGGCCGCAGGAACTCCATGTCCTCCAGCGTCGGCACGCCCGGGAGTCCGAGCAGGGCCGAGCCGGCCTGCGACATCGCCTCCATGCCCAGGACGGCGGGGAAGAGCAGGTCCCCGTCGAGCAGGTGGTCGGAGAGGTAGGGGTCGCCGGCAGCGGAGAGGTCCGCGTCGGCCACCAGCTCGATGCCCGGGTAGTACGCCTGCGGCCGCTCCAGGAAGCGCAGCAGCGGCAGTTCGCGCCGGCCGAGGTCGAGCGTGGGCAGACCGCCGGCCCGGCCCATCACGACCATCGCGGTGGGCGCGGCCGGGTCGGCGAGCAGCTGCTTCAGCAGGGCGACGCCCTGCTCGGTCGGGATCGGCTCGATGCCCTCGCGGATCAGCGCCTCCAGCACGCCGAGCCGCTCGCCCATCCCGGCCCCCGACCACACCGACCACTCCAGGGCCAGGCAGCGGCAGTCCGGGTAGTCCTCCTGGACCCGCAGGGTCAGGTCGGTGAGCCAGTCGTTGGCGGTGGCGTAGTCCGCCTCGCCGCGCAGGCCGGCCCGGCCGATGATGGAGCCGAAGGTGACCAGCAGCCGCAGCGAGGCCGGGTCGGTGGCGGCCAGCACGTTCTCCAGGCCGGTGATCTTGGTGGCCAGGGTGCGCCGGAACGAGGACTCGTCCAGGCTGGCGAGGCCGTGCGGCTCGTTGCGGCCGGCGCCGTGCAGCACGGCCGTCACCGGCCCGAGCGCGGTGCGGATCTCGCTGACCGCGTCCTTGACCTCGTCGGCGGAGGTGACGTCGGCCCGGGCGTAGTGGAAGGCCACGCCGGCGGCCGTCATCCGCTCCAGGTTCGCCGCCAGCTCGGCGTCCTGCGCCGGGTCGGAGCGGCCCAGCAGGCCGATCGAGGCGCCGGTGTCGAGCGCGAGCTCCAGGGCGCACTCGGCGGTGATGCCCTTGCCGCCACCGGTCACCAGCAGCACGTCGGTGCCGTCCAGGGCCGGGTGTCCGGCCCCTTCGGCGGCCGGCGCCAGCGGCCGGAGCACCGGCACCCGGCGTACGCCCTCCCGGTCGTAGTGGATCTCGGCGAAGCCGGAGGTCCCGGCCACGTCCGCGGCGATCCGCGTGCCCAGCTCCCGCGCGGCGGCGTCGGCCAGGTCGTCCGGCAGCGGCAGGGTGACCAGGGTGGTGGTGACCCCCGGCGCCTCCAGGTGCAGGGTCTTGGCCAGGCCCGCCGCACCGCGGCGGTCGCCGACCGCGACGAACCGGCCGCCGCCGCCGGTGGACAGCGCGGCCCGGGCGGCGCTCAGCATCAGCGCCGCGTGCTCCTGCCCGCAGTCCCGCGGCAGGCAGAGCAGTACCCCGCCGCCCAGGCCGGCCGCGTCCAGCGAGCGGCGCAGCGCCTCCGCCAGCGGGTGCCGCTCCGGGGCGAAGAGCTGCCAGCGGCCCGGAGCCTGCCCGGGCCGGGCCGGGGCCGCCGCCGGGGCCGGGACGAGGTCGACGGCGAACGCCCGGACCCAGGGCGCGACGCCGGACGCGATCCGCGGCGCCTCTTCGCGGCCGTCCGCGGTCTCGGCCAACTCGTCCAGCATCCCGGCGAGTTCACCGAGGGTGGAGGTCGCGAAGGCGGAGGTGACCATCGGGGCCGAGATGCCGAGCTCCTGCGCCGCCTGGTTCATGATCTGGCCGACGGTGATGGAACTCAGGTGCAGCTCGTCCAGCGGGTTGATGCCCGGGTTGACCGCCTCGATGGGCAGTTCGGCCCGGTCGGCGGCCAGCTTCAGCAGGACCTCCAGGCTGCCGGCGCCCGGCTCGGCGGTGGCCGTGGCCGTGGCCTGGGCCGCGGCACCGGCCGGGGCGGCCGCCGTGGCGACGGCTGCCGGCGCGGCGGGCAGGTCCTCGCGCCGCAGGCCCGCGAAGGAGAAGTCCCCCTCGGGGGCCGACTCGGCGGGGCTGGCGAAGAAGCGGAACTTCTTGTCCAGCGGCAGCGGCCGGGTGAACCGGTCGCGGAACAGCTCCGCGTGCCGGACGGGCGCGCCCAGCGCGAACGCCGCCGCCACCGCGCCGAGCAGGCCGGCCAGCGAGGCGCTGTCCGACTCCAGCGAGACGGTCGGCACCGACGGCGCGATCTCGGCCGCCAGGCCGCGCAGCACCCGCCCGGGACCGACCTCGACCAGCAGGTCGACGTCGGAGGCCAGTGCCCGGACGGCCTCGTCGAAGCGCACCGGGTCCAGCACCTGCCGGGTGAGCAGCTCCACCACGTCCACCTCGGACGGGAGTTCGTCGCCGGTGACGGTGGAGAGCATCCGCCCGGTCAGCGGGGCGAAGACCTCGGTCGCCAGGTGCGCCCGGAGCCCTTCGGCGGCCGGGGCCACCGCCTCCGAGTGGAAGGCGTGCGACACGTTGATCCGGGCGGTGCCGAGCCCGGCGGCGGCGGCCTTGGCGCAGACCCGCTCCACCGCCGCGACCGGCCCGGAGACGACGGTCTGCGCGGGGCTGTTGTAGCCCGCGATCACCACCGGCTCGCCCGCCAGCAGCGGTTCGACCAGCGCGGCCTCGGCGGCGATGCCCGCCATCGTCCCGCCGCCGTCACTGGCGTCCGCCATGATCCGGCCGCGGGCGGCGGCGGTCCGCAGCAGCGCGGCCTCGTCCATGGCGCCGGCCCAGTGCAGGGCGGTCACCTCGCCCAGACTGTGCCCGGCGGCGCCGACGGCCTCGATGCCGAGGGCGGACAGCACCCGCAGCCCGGCGACGGACGCGGTGACGATCCGCGGCTGCGCCACGGCGGTGGCGACCAGGTCGCCGTCGGCCGGCTGGGCGTGGGTGCGGTACAGCTCGTCCACGGTGGCGAAGCGCCGGCGGATCGCGCCGCCGTCGCCGCGCCGCCCGGCGCCCTGGCCGGGGAAGAGGAAGCCGATCCGGGGGTTGAGCCC
Protein-coding regions in this window:
- a CDS encoding acyl-CoA thioesterase, encoding MQPFYEYRHLVGFEETNLVGNVYYVNYLRWQGRCREMFLLELAPEVLADIRDDLKLFTLKVDCEFFAEITAFDELSIRMRLQDLTQTQIGFAFDYVKLTPGGGEELVARGQQRVACMRGPNNDTRPTRVPEQLRQALEPFAAQPAGAARAAGQPVPVPSEA
- a CDS encoding cytochrome P450, with the translated sequence MSAPDAARPRARRLPPGPPARRAPALLASMARDRLTVMTSAALRYGDAVRLPLGPKTLFFFNHPDHAKRVLADNAANYHKGIGLVHARRALGDGLLTSEGDLWRAQRKVIQPVFQPRRINRQTGVIAEEAAKLVARLRAHAGRGPVDIREEMTGLTLGILGRTLLDADLGAYESIGESFEVVQDQAIFEMMSLSAVPSWLPLPQQRKFRRARADLERITAALAAERAANPGDDGDDVLSRLIEATAAEPDEAVRRQRMRDELVTLLLAGHETTASTLSWTFTELDQHPLVWQKVHDEVVSVLGDRQPTPEDLHRLTYTSMVLEEVMRLHPPVWILPRKAQQEDEIGGFHVPAGAEVLICPYTLHRHPDFWEAPDRFDPERFAPDRAGGRHRYSYIPFGAGPRYCVGSSLGLLEATVVIAAVVRELKLAKAPGHVVRPEPMLTLRVQGGLPMTVHPVD
- a CDS encoding flavin reductase family protein, which produces MTSTDRLPAGGPAAARPVQHQRPTHDRSELRGVLGRFATGVTVLTAGRTAPRGMTANSFTSVSLDPAVILVCVLRTAAVHETILAEQAFAVSVLSGGQEKAARHFADRHRPRGTQEFEAVESVPGRFTGAPVLVGAQAWLECELTAEYDGGDHSIFLGSVLDIGRGPADDPLLYFAGGFHRLDD
- a CDS encoding type I polyketide synthase is translated as MTTNRNEPTGIAVVGIACRYPDADSPDQLWQNVLTGRRAFRRLPDERMRAEDYYDPDPSAPDKFYSAKAAVIEGFEFDRVKHRVAGSTFRATDMTHWLALDTAARALEDAGFPLGAGLADANTGVIIGNTLTGEFSRANLMRLRWPYVRRTVGAALREQGWDDASLAGFLEGLEERYKSPFPPIGEDTLAGGLANTIAGRICNHFDFKGGGFTVDGACSSSLLSVATACDALVDGRLDVAIVGGVDLSIDPFEVIGFAKTGALATGEMKVYDKGSNGFWPGEGCGMLVLMRDEEARREGRFRYASIAGWGYSSDGKGGITRPEASGHRLALQRAYATAGFGIETVSYFEGHGTGTAVGDATELRAFTEARRAADPDAPPAAISTVKGNFGHTKAAAGVAGLLKAILAVRHQVIPPATSHHDPHPELTGERPALRVPDQAELWPQDAPIRAGVSSMGFGGINAHVVVEHADGVRKTGVGTTTRRLVASRQDVELLLLDADGMAELRGKVATLAGLTPRLSFAELGDLAATLQGDLADRRFRAAVVVADPEQAEQRFTKLLSLLDSGARSVLDPNGGVYLGNAGLNPRIGFLFPGQGAGRRGDGGAIRRRFATVDELYRTHAQPADGDLVATAVAQPRIVTASVAGLRVLSALGIEAVGAAGHSLGEVTALHWAGAMDEAALLRTAAARGRIMADASDGGGTMAGIAAEAALVEPLLAGEPVVIAGYNSPAQTVVSGPVAAVERVCAKAAAAGLGTARINVSHAFHSEAVAPAAEGLRAHLATEVFAPLTGRMLSTVTGDELPSEVDVVELLTRQVLDPVRFDEAVRALASDVDLLVEVGPGRVLRGLAAEIAPSVPTVSLESDSASLAGLLGAVAAAFALGAPVRHAELFRDRFTRPLPLDKKFRFFASPAESAPEGDFSFAGLRREDLPAAPAAVATAAAPAGAAAQATATATAEPGAGSLEVLLKLAADRAELPIEAVNPGINPLDELHLSSITVGQIMNQAAQELGISAPMVTSAFATSTLGELAGMLDELAETADGREEAPRIASGVAPWVRAFAVDLVPAPAAAPARPGQAPGRWQLFAPERHPLAEALRRSLDAAGLGGGVLLCLPRDCGQEHAALMLSAARAALSTGGGGRFVAVGDRRGAAGLAKTLHLEAPGVTTTLVTLPLPDDLADAAARELGTRIAADVAGTSGFAEIHYDREGVRRVPVLRPLAPAAEGAGHPALDGTDVLLVTGGGKGITAECALELALDTGASIGLLGRSDPAQDAELAANLERMTAAGVAFHYARADVTSADEVKDAVSEIRTALGPVTAVLHGAGRNEPHGLASLDESSFRRTLATKITGLENVLAATDPASLRLLVTFGSIIGRAGLRGEADYATANDWLTDLTLRVQEDYPDCRCLALEWSVWSGAGMGERLGVLEALIREGIEPIPTEQGVALLKQLLADPAAPTAMVVMGRAGGLPTLDLGRRELPLLRFLERPQAYYPGIELVADADLSAAGDPYLSDHLLDGDLLFPAVLGMEAMSQAGSALLGLPGVPTLEDMEFLRPIVVPVGGTTTVRVAVLAKEAGTVQAVIRSSETGFLADHFRATLRFGGPAPEDAGPRPVAEDAPRVPLDPARDLYGPVLFQGGRFQRLLGYRELAAKGCVAEIATASTAPWFAGYLPDSMVLADPGTRDALMHSIQACVPDATLLPVSVARLHLAAPAGEDTDKQVTLHAVERSRDGDTYLYDLDVRDQEGLLVERWEGLELRAVRKQDGTGPWHPALLGGYLERRAETLLGTPVRGVVLPDGYRPAEGVAERRERTAAAVAWALGRQTPVRYRPDGRPEIDAGRVSSSHGAGVTFTVLGSGPVGCDVEPVADRSAADWAALLGPDGFALAELLATEHGEQLSPAAARVWGATECLRKNGRALAGLTLADAPDVPERWVLLRSGDALIATFPTALHGVDVPVMFALMSESED